DNA from Scheffersomyces stipitis CBS 6054 chromosome 1, whole genome shotgun sequence:
GACATGTGTGACGAGTCCGGTACTCTTTTGCCAATCAAGTCTACTTTCACCGGTTTCACTATTCCAGGGATTCTTGGTCCTGTGGGTGAGTCTGTCAGTGCTGTTGATACTGCTTTTATTGACGTCCCAACCTCTGCTAGAGTTTGGAGTGTTATCAAACATGAAAACCTCGAATTCGATTCGAGCACTGGCAATTACAAGACGAAGGGTCTTTCAGGTGCTGACTACATCGATATGGGTTCTTACAAGCCCTCCAATGGTACCGCATTGCTTACTTTTGCTTTCCTTGCTAGCGAATATGGCGACAGTGACATTGCAGAAAACTTATTGAAGCAAGTCGACGAAGGAGAAAATGGAATAGAAGAATTGCCAACTGGTTCTTACAGAAACAAGGGTATTTCTGTCTGGGTTGGTGGTTTTGGTCTTCGTGCTCGTTTGATTCGTTTCAGAGACTGGACTAACACTGTTGTTAATGGTCCTCCCAAGCAATGTGTGAATGGTCCAGTTTTGGATGCATACGATTTCCAAAACGTATTGGTTGCAAAGGCTTACTCTAACGGTGAAGACTTGGATTTGGTGTTGCACAACGGTAGAAGTCCTGGTAACTTCACCTTGAGATTAGCACAATTGACACCAGGTTCTACTTACAAGACTTCtactggttcttcttttgttgcCGACAGTAATGGTACTGGTATCATTTCAGTTAACATCAATGGTCGTACTCCAGTTTACgttgagaaagaaaaggcTTAGTTTATGTTTTTGAAAGTTCATTATGTAAGAAATGTATTCAAATATAGTACATTTATTTTTGCAGTTCTGCAACCTTGCGATATTTTTTGCGCTTGAAATAACTTGATTCTGTGTTTCGGGAATATCTTCCAGTCAAACAAAGTCCTCCCCTAGAAGGCATATTCATTGGCAATTTGAATTTCTAACAACCTGAGTAAACTTCTTTAAAATTTTGACTCGCAAATATTGTAACCATAAACCCCATCCTAGAAGTGTCTCCTCTGAAGTTtacaagaaaatggcaAGTTGCCGAAATCTGTTTCTTAAAGAAGTAtaatttgttgaaagacCAGGGCGTAGGTTCCTACGCTATGATTCCTTCTATAATAAAAAAGGAAACTAATCTACGGCCCGGTCAATTATTATTTAAGATTCAAGTCTCCACAATATTTTTTGGAGACAAAGCTGttcgttcaacaatttcagatCAAATCATTTAGATGGCTGTTAAAAGAACGGACGCCTTCTCGTCCCTACAATTGGATAATGACGCATGAATTCAGGTAATAGGAAGCATGGTACAAAATTGGACCAATGGCTACCTATTATTGATAATCAAAATTCCTGTTGTTGGACAGATGGACTCTCGATATCTAACACAATTTCACGTTTATGTGGTCGGGTGGACTTTTGAGGTGAGATCGGCAGAACAAGTCAGCCAAGAAAAGTGCTAGATACTATATCCATATATGTGGGGAAGAACCAACAATATTGGAATGTTAACCATCTAAAGCTAGCAATCTCGGGGGAACGTTTTCCCCCATCCACAATTAAAGTTTGATATTTCAAAGTGTGCATTGTAATTACAGGATGCTGCAATGCAACAGACCCGGAACAAAAGTTGTCCCTCCCCCACTTTTCCTCTGCATAAACCTCTACTTCGAAGAGCCAAGCAGATATGCAAATCCTTTCCCACACCACAATAGACTTATACCAACCAACGCTAGATCCTCAAACCCCGGGTAATGAGGAGAAATAGTCTTACATGGATACCGCTATGCTTGAGTCATAAGGAAAATCGAAAATCCCTTTTGTGTACTATTTACGAGGTTTACGTTAAGAAAATAGGTCAATCTAATAGGTCAATCTATCAAAAGGAAATGCTGATCACACtaaagaagagaaatatTGGTATTTACTTGTACGGCTTGTTGACTTGTGATAGAAAAACGTTAAGCCGGCTTTGTAATTTGAGGCCGCATTAAGTACCCTTGTGACGAATTCcacttttctttttgaaagTAGGAAAGTTCTTTGTAGAAGAACAGCAGAGCCCGCCCCATTCGGCGACTTCTGGGAAGACATTCGCAACAACCGAACTCAGGGTTGTGCATATTTGCTTTATGCAAGTCAACATAACCCGGATATTTGACGTACGATTTTTTAGCTTTAAACCAGGTTAAATTCAGAAGGAATATGACTTTGCTGAAAACAGTTTGAATATATAAAATAAGAAAACGAAAACCTCTAAAGGAGCAAGTGGTGTTCTTTCTACTAAATAAGCCAGTAGATTGAGGTTGCTAAAACTGGGCAGCCCCTTACAATTGAATTTTAAGAACGGATATTTTCTCTTCCCCTCCATTCTGCAACTCGAACTTATGGCCGCGCCGCGTCATGcattgcaaaaaaaatatCTGCTTTTAGCAATCGCTCATGTTGAAAAGCACTGGAACGAACAGCGCCCCACGTAAGAGTCCGGAATAATTGCACCCGATATGGCCTCACAACCCCGCTTTGAACGCGCTTGTACGTTTGAAAAAGAGCCAGGTCTGACTCCTGCGTTTTTCGCTTTAAATCCCCGGAGTTTCGAAGCCTCCATCAAccaacagaagaagtgaaTTGCGCTTCTAGTACACTGGGGCAAAACCTCCATACTACGAAAAAATTAACCCTTGCAAATGATATAAAGCGTGGCTAGATTGTCCAGTCAATGTAGCATTCCTCTAATTTTTAGATACCAAGAGCTGTTTTTTTAATTCCTGTCAAAGCGAACTATTTCTTGGATAGAATAATTTCTTGGTAAAAACGGTTAAGTGCAAAATGAGTGAGAAAGACTTACGATTAACTGTGTCCCaaaaatctgaaaacaACAATGTTGAATTTCTGCCAGATTCAGAAGTAAAGTCAActaagaagaaatggagatGGCAAATGGGCCATGATGATTCTCCACCTCAGATCTACAACAGGACTTTATTCTTATCTGTGTTCGTGTTTGGTATATTAGGTGCAGCAAGAGGTTATGACGAAGGGTGCAGTAAGTATTAAATATTCAATTATTGAGTTTGGACTATTACTAACGTTAGGAAGTATCTGGTAATATCACTCTACCATCTTTCAAATCTAGATTTGGGCTCGCCGATACAACGAAGTCCGCGGACTACCTTGCCAATTTGAAATCCAATATCACTTCCATGGTTCAATTGGGCTCTATTGGAGGAAGTATCATTGCCATGTATACTGTTGATAAGCTTGGAAGAGTTAGAGCCTTGCAAGCTGTGTGTATCTTGTGGATTATTGGAGCTGCTATCCAGGTTTCGGCCGGCTCTGTTGGACAGTTGTATGCTGGAAGATTAATCGAGGGCCTTGCAATTGGCCAGACCACCACTATTGGACCCAGTATGACTGAAATTGCACCCAATAAAATTAGAGGGCTTTGCGTCTGTATCTTCTCTGGTGCTGTTTATTTTGGTATCTTCTTAGGATACTGTGCCAACTATGGAAGCGTTCTTCATCAGCCTAATGACTCAGATATACAATGGAGAATTACTGTTTCGTTGAAAATAGTTTTGGCGGGCattattttcattctttctttcctATTCTGTCTTGAAAGTCCTAGATGGTTGTTACAGGTTAACAGACCAGACGAAGCCATTAAAAACTTGTCCAAGCTTAGACATTTACCTATTGACCATCCATATATTGTTGCTGAAGTCAGCGATATAAATGAAcaagttttggaagaaaaagaagctgTTGAAAGCAGTAACATTTTCGAGAAGTTCAAATCTATATTCACTGTGAAATCATACAGGTACCGATTCTTTGCAGTTTCTGCTTTAGCACAAATTTTGGGTCAATGGTCTGGAGCTAATGCAATTACCATCTATGCTTCTGAATTGTTTAGTTTTGCAGGTATCAAAGGGACAgaccaattgaagatgtctGCTGTATTGGGTGTtgtcaagttcatttcAGCCTATTTAAGTGCATTCTTCATTATTGATTTCCTCGGCCGTAGAAGGGCATTGTACGTTGGTATCTCTGTTCAGTTGCTTTCTATCTTGTACTTTGCCATATTTATCACGATTGTTCCTCAGGCCGATGATGTCAACTATGTCTTGAGTCCCTCACAGAGCAAAGCTGCCAGGGCAGCTCTTGCTGCCGTTTTCCTTTCTGGAACAGGATGGACCATGGGTTTCAATAGTATTCAGTATTTGGTTGGTTCTGAAATGTTCCCATTGAAGATTCGTTCTTTTGCCCAATCTTTGGTTATGGTGTTGCATTTCGGAATGCAATATGGAAATTCTAAGGCTGTTCCCAAGATGTTATTGGCTATGAACAACTATGGTGccttctacttctttgttgGTGTAATGGTAATGTCTCTTTTCTGGGCTTGGTTCTTTGTTCCAGAAGTCACTGGAAGATCTTTGGAATCTATGGAAGATATTTTCAACCTTCCATGGTACATTATAGGTAGGAAGGGTCCTGAATTGTGTCCAGATTACTctgaaatcaacaaaattaCTCATACAACCAGTCGTGGTAATACTTATGTTGACAATATCGCCTACAATATCGACCAATCCAAGATTGAACAAGCTTATATAGAAGACATTAATAACAACAAAGCTGAAAGTCTCTTGCGTCGTGATTctgaagacaaagaaaacgaaaagaaGCTTTAGTGGGTTTACACCACCTGACAATGAGATGTTTCTACGAaattattatatatatatatatttgtatgTGTCGATTATAATCTATATTTTACAGTTGACCATTAGGTACCATTACAGAAGCtattctttctgtttcttggCCGGACTTTGGTTgtgattttgattttgattttgatttaAGGGCCGCTTGTTATTCTTGTTTTGTCCACGGGATTGTGCCTGTGGTTGTGGCGTTTTCAGACTTGGTCTGTCGATCACCGGACGATGAACAGTCAACGTGCTTTCGGAAAAAGGAAATCCCAAAGGTTTATTTGGAACTTGGTTTGCACCTGCAGAAGTTGTAGCCGACTTTGCAGATGTTGGAGCAGTGACAtttggttgcaaattaGTTACTTGGGTATTGCCGAAACCAGTAACTGGAGCAGTATTTGCAGAGCCTATAGCAGCAGGAACCTGAGGAGTTACTGGTCTTGAAGTCAGGCTTTCCAATCTTTCTAATTTTCTGTTCAACATTTTGATCTTGACTTCAAATAGCTTTTCAACTTGCTGTCTAGTCTTtattttctcttcttctagcatcttggaaaagtccagattcaatttcagcaCTTCGTCTGTGTGTTGTTTCTTGAGcaattcaatttgttcagaGATACCTTCTTGACTTGGTTGACTCAGCGAGAGAAGAACCTGCTGTTGTAGCTTATCTTCGAAcgacttttccaactcagtctttctttgttcCACCGACTGCTCCAACTCCTTGTACTGCAATTGGAAAGAAGCAAGTTcctttttcaaactttccGAATCGGCGGATTGAGGTACATCATTGAGCTTCTTTTTTTCGTCCTGCAACTTGTTCTCAAATTGAATTTCTAGAgacttttgcaattcctGCTTTTCCTTGACAAACGACTCTTTTAAGTGATTAATTTCTTCCTGGAAGTGAGAGTCAGATCCACTAGATCCGTTTTTGTTAGTCGCGTtaagttgagcaacgatCAGGTTTTTCTCCTGTGTTACTGCATTTAATTTTTTGGTATACTCATCCTTAATGGCACTTATCTGTTTGTTGAGTTCTTCAGTCTGGGACGAAGCCTGCGACCTGACATTGAGAATTTCTGCCTCTTTGGTTGAATGCAATTTGGCAATCTCTTCGTTAAGGGAAGCTACATTTGCCTGAAGACCCTTGATGGTTTCATTTTGTGATTGAAGTCTGGAGTTAGCCGTATTTCTAACTTCCTTGATCTTATCTCGCATAGCCTGAATGACAGCTTGgtcagattcagaagatggatctattcttgttttcaatctttcattttcttcttcaaccaaACCAATCTTTTGATTAGCGATTTCTAAGTCCGATGTTAAGCTTTCAATCTTCGACTTGAGAGGATCCAATTCAGACTTCGCACGTTCTAATTGTTGCGAAATTGTAGTCAACTGCTCTgatttgaatttgtttTCAGATCTCAAAGTAGTGTTACTTTCACGAATAATGTTCAATTGCTCTATCTGCTCTGCGATTCTTGCCTGTTCCTTTGCACTCTCATTCAAGTCAACGGTAGTAGAACTAACCTTTGCAAATTCAGACTTGGTTACAGCTAGTTGGTGagaaacttgttcaacGTGTTGCTGAAGCctcttgttttcttctgaCAAGACTAGCATTTTTGCTTCAATGGAAGCCTTCTCACGCCTCAAGTAACTTACAACTTCTCTCAATTCATCAGATGTAGAAGTTTCCACATTACCGTCAGAAGGTTTATTCAACTCTAACTGATTCAATATCATGTTGTTATGTTCCTTTAGTTCCTGAAGCTTCAATCTAGTGGAAGCCAATTCTTCCTCTATGGTAGATTTCTCAGCTATAAGACTCTCCTCTTTAGAAATATTCGCAGATTTTGCTGCAACTAGTTGCTCTTTCAAAGACTGGATGCTGGATTCATGTGATGCAAGCGATTCTTTCAAAACTTCAGACTCTTTTGCTAGTTGGTTAGATCTGGTTAACTCTTCGCTATATTTTGACTGGTAATCAGAATTGAGTTGCACCTGTCGTTCAAGGTCATTGCTGACAGACTTCAATCTATTAGTAAAATCATTTTCCAATGTATCATATGCCTCAGCCTTAATAGCGTATTCATTCACTTTAGACTTCAATTCGTTGGTTTCTTCAACGTGTTCACTCTTTTGCGATTCAAGATCTTTCATCGACTGCTCCAACGAAGTCTTTAATCTAGTGACTTCAGCACTAATTgattccttttctttgaaaaggGTCTCATACTTGACTTCTGAATCCTTCTTATAGTCCTCAAAACTGTTAGTGGCATTAATGAGTGCCTCCTCGCTAGCTTTGGCCAACTCAGACAAATCAGAAACTTGGCTTTCAGCAagcttcaagtcttccttcaattggTATATCTCAACTTGTAAGCCATTTGTCGTCGAATCGCTTTGTGAATTGGTAGATAATGACGTCTGTTCAGCAATTGAAGAGTGTCTTTTGGCAAGAGAAGCTTGCAAttctttgatcttttcattcaacttttcgaCAACGCTTTCCTTGTTTGACAATttatttcttgtttcaaACAATTGCAAACTGATCTCGttgacttgttcaagtttcGTATTTTGTGCTTTCATAGCCATTTCTGATTGGCTAGACAAAATCATGATTCTCTCTTCCTTTTCGGCGACCTTGTCTTGCAACAACTGGTAGTTTTCAATagacttgttcaatcttTCAGAAAGAGACTTGCTTGAATCTTCTCTTTCCCTTAGCAAATTTTGTAAATTAAATACGAACTCGTTAAGCTTCGTTTTGTCtgacttcaattgttcaatatcaTCTCtcaaagatgaaattgTCGAGTCCTTGAAGGTTCTCTCCGATTCAAAGTTAGAAATCTGTATCTTGTTATTGGACACTACTGCTTCCAAATCTCTGACTTCTTCggacttcttcaaaagtaAAGTTTCTTGTTTGGAAGCCTGACTCTTCCAGAAAGAAATGTCGATCTTGTACTGCTCAATTTCTTGGTTGGCGTTTTCAAGCGACTTCTGAGCATTAGAAAATCGAGTTTCTGCCAATTCACTAGAGTACTTGGAGgaagaaagttgaagagataATTGATTCTTTGCTAGTGTGACATCTCTTAACTTGTCGTTTAAGTCCTGGACAATAGAATTGTTTTGTTGCTGAATCTGTTTCAACAcattttctgtttccttgattttcaatttcaaatcttcattGGCTTCTTTCATGTACATAAATTCAGAATCGCCTACTTTATCGCCATGGCCATTACTAGAAATCGACTTGAGAACATCTCTCTCTTTTAATACAGCATTATATCTGATGTTGAGGCTGTCCAATTCACTCTCCAAGGTCAAAATTGCctcttttgcttcttcaatagcAACAGATTCAAAGTTgttactttcttcttctttggattCTAATCTCCTACTGAGTTGTCTGACAGAGGTGAGAAGTTCTTCGTTCTTCTGGCGAAGTTCAATTACACTAGCAAAATCGACTAGCCTTTCGCTGATCAAAACGTCTGAATCGCTTTCTTTAATATTCTCGTAGTTTCCACtctgttgaagaatattgTCAATAGCCTTCCTTTCACTAGAAGAAAGTGGTTCTGAGTTGTCGTCTCTGATCTTAGAATGAATGAGATAGTAACACAattgtcttccaagatctctTAGAagcatcttcattgatacAAGATCGTTTTCGTTTTCGGCGATTCTCGATCTTAAGCGTCCAGCATCCTTTTCTACTTCCATCTTTTCACTTCTAATGCTTTCTATCTTATCGATCATCTCCTTTAATGAGCCTTCGTAAAATTGTACCTGGTCTCTATAGTTGGCAATAACTGGTTTCTTCGATTCCAATTCATTGACAAATGACTCTAATTGCAATGTAAGCTTGTCCTTTTGAGATCTCTCCAAGACAAGCTGTTTCTTTAAATGGCTGAATTCAGAATATAACgaagataatgaaatgCCCTGCGAAGCAATCAAGGAAGACGAATCTGTCAATTTGGGAAGTTCCGTTTCCTTGTGCAATTCATTGTCCAAAACTTCTTCGGttcttctcaatttctcttccaattctacaattcgCTCGTTCCTGGTCTCTAATTCAGACTCCAATGTCTCAACATTAGAAGAGAGTTTCTGTTTGATTTCTTCGGCATACGATTCTAATTGTTCTATTCTGGAATCCTTTTGTTCATTCTGAACCTTTGTCAAGCTAATCAAATCATCtctgttcttgatttccttgagcaatttggatttctcaatttcatAATTAGAGCTAGCAGTAGATGAACCGGTCACTACAGATTCCAACTTgctcttcaattccttcacTGTGTCTTGAGAAGACTTGTATAACTTCTCAAGGGATTCGTTCTTCGACAATAAACTGGAAACCTTGTTCGAAGTTAACAAATATTCTGACTCGTGCTTTTTTATCAACTCAGTGAATCTGGCCTGCACGGACTTTAACTCGTCGTCATACCATTGGTTCTGAGTCTTGAGATACGACACTTCGTTATTGACTTTAGTGAGCTCAAGTTTGACAGTGAACTTGTCGTTTCTAGATTCGTTCAATTCCTTTGTCAATTCGTTGACCTTTTTGCTTTGATCAATATTAGAGGATGCCAATTGGTTAATCGACTCGTTGTACTTGAACGAGTTCAGAGTACTCGATTCATCAAGCCTCTGGTATTCTTCTCTTATTTTacgttcttcttcctgaattctctttattctttcttccaaaaagGTGTTTGCGCTCTCCAATTCATTCAATCTATGTTCTTGAGTTGTGACTTTATTTCGTAATGAGTCATTTTCGGCAGTCAACGAGCTAAACGATTCGTCaaattttgtagatttcaGTCTTAACTCGTCTATAATCTTAGAGCTGTTTTTAATGGTTTGTTCCTGTCGAAGTTGCAAGAAAGAATTCTCAGCTACAACATCCTGGTACTCTGCTGCTTTTACCAACAAAGCTTCCAAAACTCCTGGGCTAGCGATGGAGCCAACGATGGATTGATCTACAGATAAAAAGCCAGCTATGATGCTCAAACTAtcatcagaagaatcttgGTTGAGTGGTTTGCGTTCTATTGGTCTTGAATTTCCTGCAATAGACGAGCTTTCTTGTTCACTGTTGGTATCTCTAGCAACACTAAACGATTTCGGAGTAATGATCTGGTCTATGTCTTTAAGAGGAGGCAATGACTTCAGAGGGGTTGTGAATTGTGCTTCCACGGGAATCTGCAATAGTGAAGTGTTTGGTTCTGAATCGTCGACTTCAAGAGAAGCGGACTCTTGGATTGGTTCAGAAGTTTCTGTAtgttcttctgaattttcTACTGGCTCTACGACGTTTTCTACTGGctgttgttcttgtggttgattttctgttgctgatgGAGCCTCGGTGGCgacttcatcattttcagTTGCGATTTCTGAGATTTCTGGCTCATTTTGAGGATTTTCTGTGGTTTGTATCTCATTGTCTATCTCATATGGAGCTTCGATGGATCCAATTCCAGGGTTTCCACTATTTTCTGCTTT
Protein-coding regions in this window:
- the QUP3 gene encoding quinate permease, whose product is MGHDDSPPQIYNRTLFLSVFVFGILGAARGYDEGCISGNITLPSFKSRFGLADTTKSADYLANLKSNITSMVQLGSIGGSIIAMYTVDKLGRVRALQAVCILWIIGAAIQVSAGSVGQLYAGRLIEGLAIGQTTTIGPSMTEIAPNKIRGLCVCIFSGAVYFGIFLGYCANYGSVLHQPNDSDIQWRITVSLKIVLAGIIFILSFLFCLESPRWLLQVNRPDEAIKNLSKLRHLPIDHPYIVAEVSDINEQVLEEKEAVESSNIFEKFKSIFTVKSYRYRFFAVSALAQILGQWSGANAITIYASELFSFAGIKGTDQLKMSAVLGVVKFISAYLSAFFIIDFLGRRRALYVGISVQLLSILYFAIFITIVPQADDVNYVLSPSQSKAARAALAAVFLSGTGWTMGFNSIQYLVGSEMFPLKIRSFAQSLVMVLHFGMQYGNSKAVPKMLLAMNNYGAFYFFVGVMVMSLFWAWFFVPEVTGRSLESMEDIFNLPWYIIGRKGPELCPDYSEINKITHTTSRGNTYVDNIAYNIDQSKIEQAYIEDINNNKAESLLRRDSEDKENEKKL